The region AATAAATACAATAATGACGGGAGAACAGTAATATTAACAGATAGTAATTTAAAAAGATTTAATAAAAACATAGGAGATTATATTAGCATTAAAACAGGTAGAGGATATAAGGATTATAAAATAGTAGGTTCTTTTGATAGCTTAATGAACAATGGAAATATGGCGATTATACCTACTAAATATGCAAAAGGTGATTTTAAATTATATCAATGTTCTGATTTGTGTATTAAAACTTACAAGGATACAGCTAGCATGGCAAAAATGTTAACTGAAAAGTTTAAAACAAGGCAAATTAGCATACAAACTGTGTCTGATATGGAAAAGCAAAATGAACAGCAGAACAGTGCAATGATGATGTTAATAGAAGCATTTCCTATAATAGCTCTTATAATTGGAGCTTTTGGGGTAATAAATAATTTTGTTATAAGCTTTATAGAAAGAAAAAGATCTCTTGCTGTGTATGCTTCTGTAGGAATGAATAGAGGACAAACTAAAAAAATGCTATTTGTAGAAGCACTTTCAGTAGGACTTATAGGAAGTATAGGAGGAATAATTGGAGGAGCTCTAATGGTTCATGCTATACCAGCTATGTTAAAGGTAGCAAATTTACCTATGGATATGGTTTATTCAACTAGCGATTTTGTGATTAGTATAATACTTGGTATTTTGATAACAATCATATCTTCAATTGTTCCATCGCTAAAATCGTCTAAGCTTAATATAATAGAAGCTATTAAATATGAATAAACAAGGAGGTAAGAAAATGGAAGTGTTAGCAGAGGTAAAGGGAGAAGCTAAGAATGTAATAGAAGCAAAGGGGCTCAATAAAACCTTTAAACTTGGAAAAATGGATGTAGAAGTCCTTAAAAATATAAATATAGATATAAAAGAAGGAGAATTCGTCTCTATAATGGGACCATCAGGTTCAGGAAAAAGTACTCTTTTATATTTACTTGGTGGACTTGATAAGCCGACATCAGGCAGTGTTAAGATAGCGGGAAAAGAACTTTCAACAATGAATGACAAACAGCAGAGTATAATGAGAAGACGAGATGTAGGCTTTGTATTTCAATTTTACAATTTGATACCAAATTTAAATGTAGAAGAGAATATAATGTTACCAATATTACTGGATGGAAAGAAAGTAAAAAATTACAAAGATAGATTAGAAAATATACTTGATACAGTTGGACTTACAGAAAGAAGAAAACATACACCAAGAGAGCTTTCAGGTGGACAGCAGCAGAGAGTTGCTATTGCAAGAGCATTAATAAATGAGCCTGATGTAATACTTGCAGATGAGCCCATAGGAAATCTTGATAGCAAAACTGGAACTGAAGTAATGGAACTTTTAAGAAAAATAAATATAGAGCAGGGAAAAACCATAGTACAGGTTACTCACTCTGCGGAAGCAGCAAAATATGGACAGAGAATAATATATGTTAAAGATGGAAAGGTGGTAGAAGAATAAAATGAAAAAAGTAAAAACAATTACAGTGTTAGCACTAGCAGGACTTATGATATTTGCCGCAGGCTGTGGAAGTACAGCTAAAAAAACTCAAACAAAAAAGGCTACAACAAAGGTTAAAAATACAGTAGATGCTTCTGGAACAATACAATCTTCAAATGTAGAAAACATAATAATAGATAGTACAGCAGCACAAGCTATAGTAAAAGTAAAAAATGTAGATGTTAAAGAAGGACAAATAGTTAAGAAAAATGATACTCTTGTAGAAATGGATGGATATAACTCAAATAAAGATGAGTCTTATATAAGTGGACAGAATATAATATCAGATATGGATAATGCAGTTGTAACAAATATAAGTTATCAAAAAGGTGATATATTAACTGCAGAGAAGAAAGTTTTAGAACTTCAGGATTTAAATAGCCTTTATGTAAAAGCAAAAGTAGGAGAAGAATTTATAAAGGATGTACAGGTTGGAAAAACAGTTACTATAACACCAGCATATGATACATCAGTAAAATTAACTGGAAAAGTAACAAGAATAGGAAACGAAGTACTTTCAAATGATAGCACAACAGCTGGTGTACAGAGTAGTTCTTCAAGTGGAGAATCAAGTGTACCCGTGGATATATCTATAGACAATAATAATGGAAAGTTATTCCCAAATTATAATGTTGATGTTGAAATACAAAAATAAAAATGTTTTATCTTTATAGGTATATAAAATTATGTATCTATAATTAATATAAATTAGTGAAGACATTTATAATGTTTTCATACTCCCCCAAAAAATCCCGACTTGCCCATCGGGATTTTTGTAATAATTAAAAATACTATATTAAGAATGTGAGGAGTTTTATGAGTAACATGGTATTAGAAGTAATAAACTTAAAAAAGTACTATAAAAAAAATAAGGCAGTTGATGGTATATCTTTTCATCTTAATTCAGGAGAAATAGTTGGACTTACAGGACCTAATGGAGCAGGAAAAACTACAACTATAAAATGTATACTCGGACTTCTCAGGAAAACTGATGGAAAGGTTTTCGTAGATGGTATAGATAGTACAAAACAGGAATCAAAATATAAACTTGCATACATACCGGAAACACCAGATATATATCCTATGCTTACTGTTTGGGAACATTTGAAATTTATTGCATTAGCTTATTATATAGATAATTGGCAGGAATATGGAGAGGAGATATTAAAGAAATTTGACCTTTGGGATAAAAAGGATAGCCTTGGAAGCAACTTGTCTAAGGGAATGAGACAAAAACTATCAATTTGCTGCGCTCTTTTGCATAAACCAGATGTATTTTTAGTAGATGAGCCTTTGATAGGTCTTGATCCTAAAGCTATAAGAGAACTTAAGGATGCCTTTAAAGCACTGCGAGCTGAAGGAAAATCTCTTCTTATCAGTACACATATGCTTGATACTGCTGAAGGGCTTTGTGATAGAATAGTTGTTTTAAAGAAGGGAACTCTCATTATGGAAGGAACTATAGAAGATTTAAGACACAAAGTTAATGCAGGAGAAGATACTTCTTTAGAGGATTTATTTCTGGAGGTAACAGAGGATGAAAAAGAATAATCCTATACGTGATTGTGTAAATTTGTCGTATATAGAATTTTTGAAGTTTAAAAATCATCTTAAGATTACTATGACACATCCCTTCACAGCAATAAAAACTGTGTGGTCATATTTGTTTTTAATATTAATGTTTACGCTGCCTTTATTTAATGGAAGGAATTCAAAAAAAAGAACAATTGTTGATATTTCGGTTAAAGATAATTTTACACTTAACATTATTTCTTTAATTGTAACCATGATAATTTTAATTGTTTTCTTCTATTCAATATATTCTGCTGCAAATAAATATAGGCCAAGCCAGTTCAGTGTATCTGATGCAAATTATCTTTTTTCATCTCCAATTGAACCAAGAACAATATATTTGTGGACTATGATTAGAAGCATTATTAGCGGTATTAGAACAATTTTATTTTTTATAGTTATATATCTTTTATATGGAGTTAGATATTATAAGATAAATTTGAGCAATTTTGTGTATGTTGCTTTTGGCTTATTATTTTTAACTCTGTTTTTAAAATCACTTTCATTTTTTATATATTCTGTGTGCATGAAATTTAAAGTGGGTAGAGTAATTAAAGGTTTTGTATATGTGTGTATGATAGTATCAGGAGCATATGTGGTAGGTTCTATAATATATAAGCATAACATTGTGAAAGGATTATTTTGGAGCCTTAACGGTAATATAATTAGCAGTGTACCAGTAATAGGATGGACAAGAGATGTTTTGATTTCACCTTTTTTTTCAGGATACAATCCTATATACAAAGTTATTGCATTATTTATCATAGCTCTAGTGTTCTTCTCTTTAGCGGTATATTTTGCTGAGGATTATTACGAAGAAGCAGTGGAAACTATTGAAGTTATAGAAAAAAATAAAGAAACAATAAAATCTATAGATAATGATGAAATTATAAATGATATAGATGGTGAAAAAGATAGAAAAGCCAAGGCTGTAAAGGATAAATTTCAATTTAAGGGTGCTTGGGCTTTTATATGGAAAGCAAATATTGTAAATCAAAGAACGTCTACTAATGTGATTAGGTATATATCCTGGGGGTTAGCATTTGGTATTTCTATGTTTGCGGCATATTTAGGACGGAATACGAGTTCAAGTAAAATTTTAGAAGGGTATCTTACAACTGCACTTGTTATGGTAACTTCAGGCGGAATGAGTGTAACTTCATTAAAATATGAAAGAACAAAACAGTATTTATTTATAGTACCAGGCAATGCGTGGGAAAAAATAGTTTCGCTTCATTTCTTCGAGTTCATAGGGAATTTTATATTTGATTTTTGTATTGTACTTCCTATTGTAATTATGAATAGAAGAGTTAGTTTATTTGGCTCTTTATTTTTACTTTTTGCATTATGGGGTACATATATAATTACAGTGTTTAATAAATTCTTAATAAACTTAATTATGCCTTCTTTTGATG is a window of Clostridium pasteurianum DNA encoding:
- a CDS encoding ABC transporter ATP-binding protein, translating into MEVLAEVKGEAKNVIEAKGLNKTFKLGKMDVEVLKNINIDIKEGEFVSIMGPSGSGKSTLLYLLGGLDKPTSGSVKIAGKELSTMNDKQQSIMRRRDVGFVFQFYNLIPNLNVEENIMLPILLDGKKVKNYKDRLENILDTVGLTERRKHTPRELSGGQQQRVAIARALINEPDVILADEPIGNLDSKTGTEVMELLRKINIEQGKTIVQVTHSAEAAKYGQRIIYVKDGKVVEE
- a CDS encoding putative ABC exporter domain-containing protein; its protein translation is MKKNNPIRDCVNLSYIEFLKFKNHLKITMTHPFTAIKTVWSYLFLILMFTLPLFNGRNSKKRTIVDISVKDNFTLNIISLIVTMIILIVFFYSIYSAANKYRPSQFSVSDANYLFSSPIEPRTIYLWTMIRSIISGIRTILFFIVIYLLYGVRYYKINLSNFVYVAFGLLFLTLFLKSLSFFIYSVCMKFKVGRVIKGFVYVCMIVSGAYVVGSIIYKHNIVKGLFWSLNGNIISSVPVIGWTRDVLISPFFSGYNPIYKVIALFIIALVFFSLAVYFAEDYYEEAVETIEVIEKNKETIKSIDNDEIINDIDGEKDRKAKAVKDKFQFKGAWAFIWKANIVNQRTSTNVIRYISWGLAFGISMFAAYLGRNTSSSKILEGYLTTALVMVTSGGMSVTSLKYERTKQYLFIVPGNAWEKIVSLHFFEFIGNFIFDFCIVLPIVIMNRRVSLFGSLFLLFALWGTYIITVFNKFLINLIMPSFDDEKNGFLMTVFDILAFAPAGIVAGVIGYFVFHSLVWGLVIYFFGLLGTGALYCLFMDKLFASVEMK
- a CDS encoding ABC transporter ATP-binding protein — its product is MSNMVLEVINLKKYYKKNKAVDGISFHLNSGEIVGLTGPNGAGKTTTIKCILGLLRKTDGKVFVDGIDSTKQESKYKLAYIPETPDIYPMLTVWEHLKFIALAYYIDNWQEYGEEILKKFDLWDKKDSLGSNLSKGMRQKLSICCALLHKPDVFLVDEPLIGLDPKAIRELKDAFKALRAEGKSLLISTHMLDTAEGLCDRIVVLKKGTLIMEGTIEDLRHKVNAGEDTSLEDLFLEVTEDEKE
- a CDS encoding efflux RND transporter periplasmic adaptor subunit — its product is MKKVKTITVLALAGLMIFAAGCGSTAKKTQTKKATTKVKNTVDASGTIQSSNVENIIIDSTAAQAIVKVKNVDVKEGQIVKKNDTLVEMDGYNSNKDESYISGQNIISDMDNAVVTNISYQKGDILTAEKKVLELQDLNSLYVKAKVGEEFIKDVQVGKTVTITPAYDTSVKLTGKVTRIGNEVLSNDSTTAGVQSSSSSGESSVPVDISIDNNNGKLFPNYNVDVEIQK